In Aequorivita sp. H23M31, a single window of DNA contains:
- the ychF gene encoding redox-regulated ATPase YchF codes for MKAGIVGLPNVGKSTLFNCLSNAKAQSANFPFCTIEPNIGVVNVPDPRLLKLEELVRPERVLPATVEIVDIAGLVKGASKGEGLGNQFLSNIRETDAILHVLRCFDNDNIVHVDGNVNPIRDKETIDMELQLKDLETVDKKLEKVKRAARTGNKDAQKEETALMKVKSGLEAGISVRAIDLSEEERVEFITSSQFITDKPVLYVCNVDEDSAVSGNEYVNRVKEAVAGENAEVIVLAVGTEADITELDTYEERQMFLEDLGLDEAGSAKLIRSAYKLLNLQTYFTAGVKEVRAWTIPVGSTAPQAAGVIHSDFEKGFIRAEVIKYDDFVTYGSEAKVKEAGKMGVEGKEYIVKDGDVMHFRFNV; via the coding sequence ATGAAAGCAGGTATCGTCGGATTGCCCAATGTAGGGAAATCAACTCTTTTTAATTGTTTGTCCAATGCCAAGGCACAGAGTGCAAACTTCCCTTTTTGTACTATAGAGCCCAATATTGGGGTAGTAAATGTACCAGACCCACGTTTGTTGAAGTTGGAGGAATTGGTTCGCCCGGAACGTGTTCTTCCGGCAACCGTAGAGATTGTGGATATCGCCGGTCTTGTTAAGGGTGCAAGCAAAGGAGAAGGCTTGGGAAATCAGTTTCTTAGTAATATTCGTGAGACAGATGCGATCCTTCATGTTCTGCGATGCTTTGATAATGACAATATCGTGCATGTGGACGGAAATGTCAATCCGATTAGAGATAAGGAAACCATCGATATGGAGCTTCAGCTGAAGGATTTGGAAACCGTTGATAAAAAGCTTGAAAAGGTAAAACGTGCTGCTCGCACAGGAAATAAAGATGCTCAGAAAGAAGAGACAGCCTTAATGAAGGTTAAGAGTGGGTTGGAAGCTGGAATTTCCGTCCGCGCCATTGATTTATCTGAGGAGGAACGGGTTGAATTTATAACATCTTCTCAGTTTATTACGGATAAGCCAGTATTATATGTCTGTAATGTTGATGAGGACTCCGCTGTTTCAGGTAATGAATATGTAAACCGAGTAAAGGAAGCTGTTGCGGGGGAGAATGCTGAGGTTATTGTTCTGGCAGTTGGCACAGAGGCCGATATTACAGAGTTGGATACTTATGAAGAGCGACAAATGTTTCTTGAGGATTTGGGCCTGGACGAAGCAGGCTCGGCTAAGCTGATTCGCAGTGCCTATAAATTATTGAATCTACAAACCTATTTTACCGCAGGAGTAAAGGAGGTAAGGGCTTGGACAATTCCCGTTGGTTCTACGGCACCACAAGCTGCTGGGGTTATCCATTCTGATTTCGAAAAAGGTTTCATCCGTGCGGAAGTTATCAAATATGATGATTTTGTAACCTATGGCAGTGAGGCCAAAGTAAAGGAAGCGGGAAAAATGGGCGTGGAAGGAAAGGAATATATTGTTAAGGATGGCGATGTTATGCATTTCCGTTTTAACGTATAA
- a CDS encoding DNA topoisomerase IV subunit B: MIDTQYTEDNIRSLDWKEHIRMRPGMYIGKLGDGSSPDDGIYILLKEVIDNCIDEFVMGAGKTIEVRIKEKEVKVRDYGRGIPLGKVVDVVSKMNTGGKYDSRAFKKSVGLNGVGTKAVNALSSFFKVESVRDNQMKAAEFSLGELTHDLQIEDSTKRKGTKVVFIPDEGIFKNFKYRTEYVVKMLKNYVYLNPGLTIDFNGEKFYSENGLKDLLSETISEEDMAYPIIHLRGEDIEVAITHSKTQYSEEYHSFVNGQNTTQGGTHLAAFREALVKTIREFYNKNYDASDVRKSIVSAISIKVMEPVFESQTKTKLGSTDMGGELPTVRTFINDFLKTQLDNYLHKNPETAEAIHKKIVQAERERKELSGIRKLARDRAKKANLHNKKLRDCRVHLADIKNERNLESTLFITEGDSASGSITKSRDVNTQAVFSLRGKPLNTYGMSKKIVYENEEFNLLQAALNIEDSMEDLRYNNIVIATDADVDGMHIRLLLITFFLQFFPELIKEGHLYILQTPLFRVRNKRETIYCYSDEERINAIEKLKPKPEITRFKGLGEISPDEFKHFIGNDIRLDPVMLDKSISIEELLSFYMGKNTPDRQEFIIENLKVELDRVEE; this comes from the coding sequence ATGATTGATACCCAATATACCGAAGACAATATCCGTTCCCTCGATTGGAAAGAGCATATCCGTATGCGTCCTGGGATGTATATTGGTAAACTAGGCGATGGTTCTTCGCCTGACGACGGTATCTATATTCTTTTAAAAGAGGTTATCGACAACTGTATCGATGAGTTTGTAATGGGTGCCGGAAAAACTATTGAGGTACGCATTAAAGAAAAAGAAGTAAAAGTACGGGACTACGGCCGCGGAATTCCTTTGGGGAAAGTGGTGGACGTAGTTTCCAAAATGAATACAGGTGGTAAGTACGATAGCCGCGCTTTTAAAAAATCTGTAGGATTGAATGGAGTGGGAACAAAAGCAGTAAATGCGCTTTCCTCTTTTTTCAAGGTGGAGTCTGTTCGGGATAATCAAATGAAAGCTGCGGAATTCTCCTTGGGAGAACTTACCCACGATTTACAGATTGAAGATTCTACAAAGCGAAAAGGGACCAAGGTTGTTTTTATACCGGACGAGGGGATTTTTAAAAACTTTAAATATCGTACCGAATATGTGGTAAAAATGTTGAAAAACTATGTCTATCTCAATCCGGGACTGACCATAGATTTCAATGGTGAAAAATTTTATTCCGAAAATGGATTAAAGGATTTATTGAGCGAGACCATTAGCGAAGAGGATATGGCTTATCCAATAATCCATCTTCGCGGAGAGGATATAGAAGTGGCCATAACCCACAGTAAGACTCAGTATAGCGAGGAATATCACAGTTTTGTAAACGGACAGAATACAACGCAGGGAGGAACGCATTTGGCCGCTTTCCGGGAGGCATTGGTAAAAACGATCCGCGAATTTTACAATAAAAACTATGATGCCAGCGATGTGCGCAAATCAATTGTTTCGGCAATCAGCATCAAGGTTATGGAACCGGTATTCGAGAGTCAGACCAAAACCAAGCTCGGAAGTACCGATATGGGGGGCGAACTACCAACGGTGCGGACTTTTATCAATGATTTTTTAAAAACACAGTTAGATAATTATCTTCATAAAAATCCGGAGACCGCAGAAGCTATTCACAAAAAAATAGTCCAGGCCGAAAGAGAAAGAAAAGAACTCAGCGGGATAAGGAAGTTGGCAAGAGATAGGGCCAAAAAAGCAAATCTCCACAACAAGAAATTACGGGATTGTCGTGTGCATTTGGCCGATATTAAAAATGAACGAAACTTAGAATCAACTCTTTTTATAACCGAAGGTGATTCCGCTAGCGGAAGCATTACCAAGAGTCGGGATGTAAATACCCAGGCAGTTTTTTCACTTCGAGGAAAACCTTTGAACACCTACGGAATGTCGAAGAAAATTGTTTATGAAAACGAGGAATTCAATTTGTTGCAAGCTGCCTTGAACATTGAAGATTCCATGGAAGATTTGCGCTATAACAATATTGTTATCGCCACGGATGCCGATGTGGACGGAATGCATATCCGCTTACTGTTGATTACGTTTTTTCTTCAGTTTTTCCCTGAACTTATAAAGGAAGGACATTTATATATTTTGCAGACTCCACTTTTTAGAGTGCGAAACAAACGGGAAACTATTTACTGTTATTCCGATGAAGAACGGATCAACGCCATTGAAAAGTTGAAACCAAAGCCGGAAATCACCCGATTTAAAGGATTGGGTGAAATCTCTCCTGATGAATTCAAACATTTTATAGGAAATGATATTCGATTAGATCCTGTTATGCTCGATAAATCTATAAGTATTGAGGAATTGCTTTCTTTCTATATGGGAAAAAACACTCCAGATAGACAAGAATTTATTATTGAAAATTTGAAGGTTGAATTGGACAGGGTGGAAGAATAA
- the rpsA gene encoding 30S ribosomal protein S1 has translation MADKANKEVAEEKAAKEQEKTAVAEMPEETTTENAPAKENSKPKAEVSLKERDPEKFLADFNWHNYEEGIDPIDDGKLEEFEKLVKENFVDTLDDEVVEGKVVFITDRDAIIDINAKSEGVVSLNEFRYNPDLKVGDKVEVLIDVREDSTGQLILSHRKARTIKAWDRVNAAHDESTIVNGYVKCRTKGGMIVDVFGIEAFLPGSQIDVKPIRDYDMYVGKTMEFKVVKINHEFKNVVVSHKALIEADIEEQKKEIIGQLEKGQVLEGVVKNITSYGVFVDLGGVDGLVHITDLSWSRINHPNEIVELDQKLNVVILDFDEDKTRIQLGLKQLNPHPWEALGDELKVGDKVKGKVVVIADYGAFVEVAEGVEGLIHVSEMSWSTHLRSAQDFVKVGDEVEAVILTMDKEERKMSLGIKQMTPDPWTDITAKYPVGSRHKGIVRNFTNFGVFVELEEGIDGLIYISDLSWTKKIKHPSEFTNIGDSLEVVVLELDVEGRKLSLGHKQTEENPWDKYENEFAVGTKHTATIDEVVDKGATIKFNDDIVAFVPTRHLEKEDGSMLKKGDEAEFVIIEFNKEFKKVVASHMSIHKAEEAKIVKEAVRKQEAAEAEAKPTLGDANAKLQELKDRMDGKK, from the coding sequence ATGGCTGATAAAGCAAACAAAGAAGTAGCTGAAGAAAAGGCTGCAAAAGAACAGGAAAAAACCGCAGTAGCAGAAATGCCTGAAGAAACAACAACGGAAAATGCTCCGGCAAAAGAAAATTCAAAGCCAAAAGCTGAAGTTTCTTTAAAGGAAAGAGATCCTGAGAAATTCCTAGCCGATTTCAACTGGCACAATTACGAAGAGGGCATTGATCCTATCGATGATGGTAAGCTAGAAGAATTCGAAAAACTTGTAAAGGAAAATTTCGTAGATACTCTGGATGATGAAGTTGTTGAAGGAAAAGTAGTTTTCATCACAGACCGTGATGCAATCATCGACATCAACGCAAAAAGTGAGGGCGTTGTTTCTTTGAACGAATTCCGTTACAATCCTGATCTAAAAGTTGGTGACAAAGTAGAAGTATTGATCGACGTTCGTGAGGACAGTACAGGTCAGTTAATCCTTAGCCACCGTAAAGCAAGAACTATTAAGGCTTGGGACCGTGTAAACGCAGCCCACGACGAAAGCACAATCGTTAACGGTTACGTAAAATGCCGCACAAAAGGTGGTATGATCGTAGATGTTTTCGGAATCGAAGCTTTCTTGCCAGGTTCTCAAATTGACGTTAAGCCAATCCGCGATTACGATATGTACGTTGGAAAAACAATGGAATTCAAAGTTGTTAAGATCAACCACGAATTTAAAAACGTTGTTGTTTCGCATAAAGCACTTATCGAAGCAGATATTGAGGAGCAGAAAAAAGAAATCATCGGCCAACTTGAAAAAGGACAGGTACTTGAAGGTGTTGTTAAAAACATCACTTCTTACGGAGTATTTGTGGATCTTGGAGGTGTTGACGGACTTGTCCACATTACCGATCTTTCTTGGTCTAGAATCAACCATCCAAATGAGATCGTGGAACTTGATCAGAAATTGAATGTTGTAATCCTTGATTTCGATGAAGATAAAACACGTATCCAATTAGGTCTAAAACAATTGAACCCACATCCTTGGGAAGCTCTTGGTGATGAACTTAAAGTAGGTGACAAAGTAAAAGGTAAAGTAGTTGTTATTGCAGACTACGGTGCTTTTGTTGAAGTTGCCGAAGGTGTTGAAGGTCTTATCCACGTTAGCGAAATGTCTTGGAGCACGCACTTGCGTAGCGCTCAAGATTTCGTAAAAGTAGGAGATGAGGTTGAAGCAGTTATCTTGACTATGGATAAAGAAGAGCGCAAAATGAGCCTGGGAATCAAACAAATGACTCCAGACCCATGGACTGATATTACTGCAAAATACCCAGTAGGTTCACGCCACAAAGGTATTGTTCGCAACTTCACTAATTTCGGTGTTTTTGTTGAACTAGAAGAAGGTATTGATGGCCTTATCTATATCAGCGACCTTTCTTGGACCAAGAAAATCAAACACCCAAGCGAATTTACCAACATTGGTGATAGCTTGGAAGTAGTGGTATTGGAATTGGATGTTGAAGGCCGTAAATTGAGTTTAGGTCATAAGCAAACTGAGGAAAACCCTTGGGACAAATACGAAAATGAATTTGCTGTAGGAACAAAGCATACTGCTACAATTGATGAAGTAGTAGACAAAGGGGCTACCATTAAATTCAACGACGATATCGTTGCTTTTGTACCAACCCGTCATCTTGAAAAGGAAGATGGTTCTATGTTGAAAAAAGGTGATGAAGCCGAATTTGTGATTATTGAATTCAACAAAGAATTCAAGAAAGTAGTTGCTTCACACATGAGTATCCATAAAGCCGAAGAAGCGAAAATTGTAAAAGAAGCTGTGAGAAAACAAGAAGCAGCCGAAGCAGAAGCCAAGCCAACCCTTGGTGATGCCAATGCCAAGCTTCAAGAGCTTAAAGACAGAATGGACGGTAAAAAATAA
- a CDS encoding chaperone modulator CbpM has protein sequence MAMEKYILVRVFSEQAQIEDEFLRNLNDYGLISFEERENEVFIDESDISEIERMFRLHHDLGINYEGLDAIKQMLNRMHALEKEMDLLRKRLGLYE, from the coding sequence ATGGCGATGGAAAAATATATTTTAGTTCGAGTTTTTAGCGAACAGGCTCAAATAGAGGATGAATTTCTTAGGAACCTAAACGATTATGGATTGATATCCTTTGAGGAACGGGAAAATGAAGTTTTTATAGATGAAAGCGATATTTCAGAAATAGAACGAATGTTTAGGCTGCATCACGATCTCGGAATTAATTATGAAGGACTTGATGCGATAAAACAAATGCTGAATCGTATGCATGCCCTGGAAAAAGAGATGGACTTACTTCGGAAGAGGTTGGGTCTGTATGAATAG
- a CDS encoding phosphatase PAP2 family protein — protein sequence MKVKALILALIFPFYFNAQTVNTHPEVSDTFSSYQDDESVSPYEWQWLKDGIWTGTGIGLSALGLSIIKKKDDLPENEIPSFKDPVLLQEKIDNLNFLDRWVAGKHSEKASSLSDIPFALSFAAPLALLFDDDINDHTGKYVGLYIESLATTAAIYTLSAGLIDRSRPYVYDNSGDTDDDRRFLNNGQRSFYSGHVAATATATFFAAKVYTDFHPNVQGKVFIWAGAATLPAAVGILRMEAGQHFLTDVLLGYVLGASTGILVPELHKKKNKNVDLYPTSGTGFNGDSYNGMAFRYTF from the coding sequence ATGAAAGTAAAAGCACTAATCCTTGCTCTGATATTCCCATTTTATTTCAACGCACAAACAGTTAACACCCACCCAGAAGTCTCAGATACTTTCTCTAGCTACCAGGACGATGAATCCGTTTCCCCATATGAATGGCAATGGTTAAAGGATGGGATATGGACAGGAACGGGAATTGGATTGAGCGCGCTAGGGCTTTCTATTATTAAAAAGAAAGATGATCTTCCGGAAAACGAGATTCCTAGTTTTAAGGACCCTGTTCTGCTGCAGGAAAAAATTGACAATCTCAACTTTTTGGATAGATGGGTAGCGGGAAAACATAGTGAAAAAGCAAGTTCCCTAAGCGATATTCCTTTTGCACTCTCCTTCGCCGCTCCTCTTGCCCTTCTTTTTGACGATGACATAAACGATCATACCGGTAAATATGTAGGCTTATACATTGAGAGCCTCGCTACCACAGCTGCAATCTATACTCTTTCAGCGGGTTTGATTGATAGAAGTCGGCCGTATGTGTATGACAATAGCGGAGATACCGATGACGATAGAAGATTTCTAAACAATGGACAACGTTCTTTTTACTCCGGGCACGTTGCGGCTACGGCCACTGCAACTTTCTTTGCCGCCAAAGTCTATACAGATTTTCATCCAAATGTTCAGGGAAAAGTATTTATTTGGGCGGGAGCAGCCACCCTTCCGGCGGCAGTTGGAATTTTGAGAATGGAAGCCGGTCAACATTTCCTGACGGATGTCCTTTTGGGATATGTACTGGGCGCAAGTACAGGAATTTTGGTGCCCGAACTTCATAAGAAGAAAAATAAAAATGTCGATTTATATCCTACTTCGGGAACTGGTTTTAATGGCGATTCATACAACGGAATGGCATTTCGATATACTTTTTAG
- a CDS encoding DNA gyrase/topoisomerase IV subunit A: MSDELDNNEDNLIPKGENNSSEETITKVTGMYRDWFLDYASYVILERAVPAIEDGFKPVQRRIMQSMKDLDDGRYNKVANIVGHTMQYHPHGDASIADAMVQIGQKDLLIDTQGNWGNILTGDGAAASRYIEARISKFGLDVVFNPKVTTWQASYDGRRREPINLPVKFPLLLNQGAEGIAVGLSTKILPHNFLELIDASIKHLQGKRFQIYPDFPTGGIMDIANYNDGMRGGKIRSRARINQLDKNSLVITEIPFGTNTSSLIDTILKANEKGKIKIKKIEDNTAAEVEIHIYLPSGISPDKTIDALYAFTACETSISPLGCVIEDNKPLFIGVSEMLRRSTDRTVELLKKELEIQLDELEEQWHFASLERIFIENRIYRDIEEEETWEGVISAIDKGLQPHIQHLKRAVTEEDIVRLTEIRIKRISKFDIDKAQQKIESLEESIAQVKFHLEHLIEYAIDYFKRLKKDYGAGRERKTEIRAFDDIEATKVVIRNTKLYVNRAEGFVGTSLKRDEYVADCSDIDDIIVFTEDGKMMVTKVDAKTFVGKGIVHVAVFKKKDKRTIYNIIYKDGARGANYVKRFAVTSVTRDREYDLTNGAKGSKMLYFTANPNGEAELVTIYLRQTGSIKKLKFDLDFADQLVKGRNSKGNIVTKYPIRKIELKEKGLSTLKPRKIWFDDSVQRLNVDERGELLGEFKKEDRLLIVNQKGGVKTVAPDLGLRFDDDMIILEKWEPKKPLSAIYWEGEKELFYVKRFLVEHPEKEEIIITEHPNSYLEKIFTDYKPMAEVVFAKKRGQERDENLELNLEEFIAIKGINAMGNQLTKEKVLEINALPSLPYEPQVPVEPEEMDVIEETELGSVPSNTDDSDSKTDETGQGLLF; the protein is encoded by the coding sequence ATGAGTGACGAACTCGACAATAATGAAGACAACTTAATTCCAAAAGGAGAAAATAATTCTTCCGAGGAAACCATTACCAAGGTTACTGGTATGTACCGTGACTGGTTTTTAGACTATGCCAGTTACGTAATCCTGGAACGTGCCGTTCCCGCGATTGAAGATGGTTTTAAACCTGTTCAACGACGGATTATGCAGTCCATGAAAGATTTGGATGATGGCAGGTACAATAAAGTTGCAAATATTGTTGGGCACACCATGCAGTATCATCCGCACGGTGATGCAAGTATTGCCGATGCAATGGTTCAAATTGGGCAAAAAGACCTTCTGATTGATACCCAAGGGAACTGGGGAAATATTCTTACTGGTGATGGCGCCGCGGCTTCAAGATATATTGAGGCGAGAATCTCAAAATTTGGATTGGATGTGGTTTTTAATCCGAAGGTAACTACTTGGCAGGCATCGTATGACGGTCGAAGAAGAGAACCGATCAATCTACCGGTTAAATTTCCGTTATTGTTAAACCAAGGTGCAGAAGGAATTGCCGTTGGCCTTTCCACTAAAATCCTACCGCACAACTTCTTGGAACTGATTGATGCTTCGATTAAGCATTTACAAGGCAAAAGATTCCAAATTTATCCCGATTTCCCCACGGGCGGAATAATGGATATCGCAAATTATAATGACGGGATGCGCGGAGGAAAAATCCGTAGCCGGGCCAGGATAAACCAGCTGGATAAAAACAGTCTTGTAATTACCGAAATTCCTTTTGGAACCAATACTTCATCCCTTATTGACACTATCCTAAAGGCTAACGAAAAAGGAAAGATTAAAATCAAGAAGATTGAAGATAATACCGCTGCCGAAGTTGAGATCCACATCTATCTGCCCAGCGGAATTTCTCCAGATAAAACCATCGATGCACTCTATGCCTTTACCGCCTGCGAGACTTCAATCTCCCCTTTGGGTTGTGTTATCGAGGACAACAAGCCCCTGTTTATCGGCGTTTCGGAAATGCTCAGAAGAAGTACGGACCGGACCGTGGAATTGCTTAAAAAGGAACTGGAAATCCAATTGGACGAATTGGAAGAACAATGGCATTTCGCTTCCTTAGAACGGATTTTTATCGAAAATAGGATCTATCGTGACATTGAGGAGGAAGAAACTTGGGAAGGAGTAATTTCTGCAATTGATAAAGGTTTACAGCCACATATCCAACATTTAAAACGTGCGGTTACTGAAGAGGATATCGTCCGGTTGACTGAAATCCGGATTAAGAGAATTTCCAAATTTGACATTGATAAAGCCCAGCAGAAGATAGAGTCCTTAGAGGAAAGTATTGCGCAGGTCAAATTTCATCTAGAGCATCTTATTGAATATGCAATAGATTATTTCAAACGACTTAAAAAAGATTACGGTGCGGGCCGTGAACGAAAAACAGAGATCCGCGCTTTTGATGATATAGAGGCAACGAAGGTTGTAATCAGAAACACAAAACTTTATGTCAACCGCGCTGAAGGATTTGTGGGAACAAGCTTAAAGCGGGATGAGTACGTTGCAGATTGCAGTGATATTGACGATATTATTGTATTTACCGAAGATGGAAAAATGATGGTAACTAAAGTCGATGCCAAAACATTTGTAGGGAAGGGAATCGTTCATGTTGCCGTGTTTAAGAAAAAGGATAAACGCACCATTTACAATATTATTTACAAAGACGGAGCTCGTGGGGCGAATTATGTAAAACGCTTTGCCGTAACTTCCGTAACCCGAGACAGGGAATATGATTTAACCAACGGAGCAAAGGGATCCAAAATGCTATATTTCACTGCGAATCCTAATGGCGAAGCAGAGCTTGTAACTATTTATTTGCGTCAAACCGGAAGCATAAAAAAGTTGAAATTCGATCTGGATTTTGCAGATCAATTGGTCAAAGGACGAAATTCGAAAGGAAATATAGTCACCAAATATCCCATAAGAAAAATCGAGTTAAAGGAGAAAGGTCTATCTACCCTCAAACCTCGTAAAATATGGTTTGATGATTCTGTTCAGCGATTAAATGTCGATGAGCGAGGAGAACTTCTCGGAGAATTTAAAAAAGAAGATCGGCTCCTTATCGTCAATCAAAAGGGTGGGGTAAAAACCGTAGCCCCAGATCTAGGCTTACGGTTTGATGACGATATGATCATCCTTGAGAAATGGGAGCCCAAAAAACCATTAAGCGCTATCTACTGGGAGGGAGAAAAAGAACTTTTTTATGTAAAGCGTTTCCTGGTCGAACATCCGGAGAAAGAAGAAATTATCATTACCGAGCATCCCAATTCCTACCTTGAAAAAATATTTACCGATTATAAGCCTATGGCAGAAGTGGTTTTCGCCAAAAAAAGAGGCCAGGAGCGAGATGAAAATCTGGAATTGAACTTAGAGGAATTCATTGCCATAAAGGGAATAAATGCAATGGGCAACCAACTTACCAAAGAAAAGGTTCTCGAAATTAACGCACTTCCATCGCTCCCCTATGAGCCCCAAGTTCCTGTAGAACCAGAGGAAATGGATGTAATTGAAGAAACCGAATTAGGATCAGTACCTTCCAATACAGATGATTCAGATTCAAAAACCGATGAGACAGGTCAGGGGTTGTTGTTTTAA
- a CDS encoding DnaJ C-terminal domain-containing protein, translating into MEFIDYYKVLGVDKKASATEIKKAYRKLARKLHPDLNPNDKTAQQKFQQINEANEVLSDPEKRKKYDQYGKDWQHADAFEEQKRQQQQGGGGFGGFGGGRRYTSGGQEFDESQFSDFFESMFGGSGGFGGGQRRQTGQFKGQDMNATLRLNLTDILNSQKQTISLGEKKIRLTIPAGVEDGQTIKIKGHGGEGRNGGPKGDLYITFEIFNNTQFKRLQSDLYSTEEISLYTAILGGEITVDTLTGQVKLKVKPGTQNDTKVKLKGKGVPKYKKEGQNGDLYITYKIALPMNLSEKEKELFTELSKLR; encoded by the coding sequence ATGGAATTCATTGATTATTACAAAGTTCTGGGAGTTGATAAAAAGGCATCCGCCACGGAAATCAAAAAAGCATATCGCAAACTGGCGCGCAAGCTTCATCCAGATTTAAATCCCAACGACAAGACGGCTCAACAAAAATTCCAACAAATTAATGAAGCCAACGAAGTATTGAGTGATCCCGAAAAGCGCAAAAAATACGACCAATACGGAAAAGATTGGCAGCACGCCGATGCTTTTGAAGAACAAAAAAGGCAACAGCAGCAAGGTGGCGGGGGTTTTGGAGGATTTGGGGGTGGAAGACGTTATACATCTGGCGGACAAGAATTTGATGAAAGCCAGTTTTCAGACTTCTTTGAATCTATGTTCGGCGGATCTGGCGGTTTCGGTGGTGGCCAGCGAAGACAGACGGGGCAGTTTAAAGGCCAGGATATGAATGCCACATTAAGACTGAATTTAACTGATATTCTCAACAGCCAAAAACAGACCATCAGTCTTGGTGAGAAGAAAATCAGACTTACTATACCGGCGGGGGTAGAAGATGGGCAGACTATAAAAATAAAAGGCCATGGCGGCGAAGGAAGAAATGGTGGGCCAAAAGGAGATTTATACATCACTTTTGAGATATTCAACAACACCCAATTCAAAAGACTTCAAAGCGATTTGTATTCCACCGAGGAAATATCTCTCTATACGGCGATACTTGGTGGGGAAATTACTGTCGACACTTTAACAGGACAGGTGAAACTGAAGGTAAAACCCGGAACCCAAAACGACACCAAAGTTAAATTGAAAGGAAAGGGAGTGCCCAAGTATAAAAAGGAAGGTCAAAATGGAGATTTATACATTACCTATAAAATTGCATTGCCCATGAATCTTTCAGAAAAAGAAAAGGAATTGTTTACCGAACTTTCAAAACTCAGATAA
- the pyrR gene encoding bifunctional pyr operon transcriptional regulator/uracil phosphoribosyltransferase PyrR, with product MSQKVLLNATEISIALNRLACQLIENHDDFSNTVLIGLQPRGIYLAERLKSLLENEYNIKNIKLGYLDITFYRDDFRRSGKPLEANKTNIDFIVEDKKVVFIDDVLFTGRSIRAALTAVQSFGRPMEIELLTLIDRRFSRHLPIQPDYRGRQVDAINGEKVKVCWKENEGEDAVYLVKS from the coding sequence ATGAGCCAAAAAGTGTTACTGAACGCAACAGAAATAAGCATCGCTTTGAACCGCTTGGCTTGCCAATTAATTGAAAATCACGACGATTTTTCCAATACCGTATTAATAGGTCTACAACCTAGAGGAATTTACTTGGCAGAAAGACTAAAAAGTCTTCTCGAAAATGAATACAACATCAAAAACATAAAACTGGGATATCTTGATATTACATTCTATCGAGATGATTTCCGAAGAAGTGGAAAACCTCTTGAAGCGAACAAAACTAATATAGATTTTATTGTTGAGGATAAAAAAGTTGTTTTTATAGACGATGTACTTTTTACGGGAAGAAGTATCCGTGCGGCCCTCACTGCTGTACAATCCTTTGGAAGACCCATGGAAATAGAACTCTTAACATTAATCGATAGACGTTTCAGTCGGCATCTGCCTATTCAACCGGATTATAGAGGAAGACAGGTAGATGCCATCAATGGAGAAAAAGTGAAAGTATGTTGGAAAGAAAATGAAGGAGAAGATGCTGTATATTTGGTGAAAAGTTAA